A single genomic interval of Eptesicus fuscus isolate TK198812 chromosome 10, DD_ASM_mEF_20220401, whole genome shotgun sequence harbors:
- the HEY2 gene encoding hairy/enhancer-of-split related with YRPW motif protein 2, protein MKRPCEETTSESDLDETIDVGSENNYSGQSSSSVIRSNSPTTTSQIMARKKRRGIIEKRRRDRINNSLSELRRLVPTAFEKQGSAKLEKAEILQMTVDHLKMLQATGGKGYFDAHALAMDFMSIGFRECLTEVARYLSSVEGLDSADPLRVRLVSHLSTCASQREAAAMTSSLAHHHHHHPHHPLHPHHWAAAFHHLPAALLQPNGLHAPESTPCRLSAASDAPPAHGSALLTATFAHADSALRMPSTGSVAPCVPPLSTSLLSLSATVHAAAAAATAAAHSFPLSFAGAFPVLPPNAAAAAAAVAAATAISPPLSVSATSSPQQTGSGTNSKPYRPWGTEVGAF, encoded by the exons ATGAAGCGCCCTTGCGAGGAGACGACCTCGGAGAGCGACCTGGACGAGACCATCGACGTGGGAAGCGAGAACAATTACTCGGG GCAAAGTTCTAGCTCTGTGATTAGATCGAATTCTCCAACAACAACATCTCAGATTAtggcaagaaagaaaaggagaggg ATAATAGAGAAAAGGCGTCGAGATCGGATAAATAACAGCTTATCCGAGTTGAGGCGACTGGTGCCAACTGCTTTTGAAAAACAA GGATCTGCAAAGTTAGAAAAAGCTGAAATATTACAAATGACAGTGGATCATTTGAAGATGCTTCAGGCAACAGGGGGTAAAG GCTACTTCGATGCCCATGCGCTGGCCATGGACTTCATGAGCATTGGATTCCGAGAGTGCCTGACGGAGGTGGCCAGGTACCTGAGCTCCGTGGAAGGCCTGGACTCCGCGGACCCGCTGCGGGTGCGGCTGGTCTCCCACCTCAGCACGTGCGCCTCGCAGCGCGAGGCGGCGGCCATGacctcctccctggcccaccaccaccaccaccacccccaccacccgcTGCACCCGCACCACTGGGCGGCCGCCTTCCACCACCTGCCCGCCGCCCTGCTCCAACCCAACGGACTCCACGCGCCGGAGTCCACGCCCTGCCGCCTCTCCGCGGCCTCAGACGCGCCTCCGGCCCACGGCTCCGCGCTCCTCACCGCCACGTTTGCCCACGCGGATTCTGCCCTTCGGATGCCATCGACGGGCAGCGTGGCCCCCTGCGTGCCGCCCCTCTCCACTTCGCTCCTGTCCCTCTCCGCCACCGTCCAcgcggccgccgcggccgccACCGCCGCGGCGCACAGCTTCCCCCTGTCCTTCGCGGGGGCCTTCCCCGTGCTCCCCCCgaacgccgccgccgccgccgccgccgtggcGGCCGCCACCGCCATCAGCCCGCCCCTGTCGGTGTCCGCCACGTCCAGTCCGCAGCAGACGGGCAGCGGGACAAACAGTAAACCTTACCGGCCCTGGGGGACAGAAGTGGGCGCCTTTTAG